aaattaaaaagagatttataggaaaaaattaatttattaataataaatgaattttaaaaaaatatatgtagaaTTTGTATAActcataactatatataatattacttatcataaaacaacaatatttgTAACTCTTTTTAAATAGAaggatatttatttaaaattaaatttttttttttaatgaagaggCACAATTTCATTAACTAATTTGAATTGGatagtaaaataattgtaaacaAATTATAGGCGCATCAGTATCCTCGTCATAAAGtgtttagaaaaatgataaataaacaattaCTCTACGGCTATTTTACAACtaagaaaatgataaacaaTTGGTTGATTTAGAATGAGCAATAAAATAATTGCAAATATATCATTACCTATACATTAAGATTgaatttagatgttgagttgagttaggttgagttttgttatttgtaaataataatgagttgagatgatagaGTAAGTTCTGTAAAATTTATCTAAGttaagtttagatgtatttagatattaagattaGTTTAGTACTATTTGTAAGAAGTTAAAAAAGGTTATGTATCCCACAtataaagaggtgttgagttgaaaaaagttgtgaatCTACGTgtaatgaaattttaaattgagatgagtttaataatttaagagttgtatatttatatattagattcagtttaaaattagactaaattgAGTTAGTTTAAGTATATTCCAATAACCAAACTAGTAACTGGTTGGACAGCTAGTTCTTTGCTGATGGATGATTGAATTCAAATTTAGGATGTTTTTGGTCTTAAGAGATCTATATTTGATAAAACTCAACGTGCTTAACTGTACAATTACATTAGTTACACGAACTAAacattatgtaaaaaaattatctattataGGATTCTGAGAACAATAAAGTTAGTGTTTTATATCTATGTTAAAGACATACATTCTAATActggaaatgaaagaaaaagtcgtAAACCAAAGGcaatcaaaaaaacaaaatagtgGCTAGAGATAGTTTGCTAAGGAAATGGTTTCTTTAGGAATTGAAAAGGTTTGGGGACTAGCTTCGTTTAGTTatacaaatcatctcatctaatcattataatttttttaaattatctcaaaaaatataataaataatttaatttttttaaatttcaaaataaaataaaaatttatattataataatattttatttaactttaatcttATTTGTATAGATCAAAAGAGATAAAAGAAGGCTAATTTTCATCTCTCTAAAAGACAATCCACATTTctaatacaaataaattaggagtaatatattctaaattcaCCTTAGCCAAAAACTTGAACGGTATAGTTTCTAAAACCTTGATCAAAACGTCATAGAGAAATCGAGCTGAGCTCTCCATAACCACTTCGGTAGCCCAAATGAAAAACTGCTTAAGCAACTTTCTAAGTAATGGCGCCTAACTATTATATTATACAGATAATCAGATAGGGTTTGCTCGATGCGAGGGGTTGGGAGAAGGTTTGTTCTGATATCATTCAGCTTGCGAGTTGTGCATCCCTCGCAAAAAATGTCTCAGATGTTAAAAAAACCCACTCAGGACCATTATCTTTAAAAAGTAAGGAGAAAATTtcgttatttgttttttttttttaaaaaaaaaaaaaaaagaataaatccaTCGTGCTCCCGTGTTCTTTCCGAACTGGCCTctcatataaaattaattatattgctGATTGCTCACTTTTACTGATAAgaaaacatttaaatattaagatgagttgaattgagtcgtgaataataatattttgtaagtctaatttaaatgaatttaattttttaaattgaaatatataaaataaattaaaatgagttcaacttttttataagaagttgaCCAAACAGCAAGTCTCATCGATAATTAGTTTAATTTGAttcaacaatcaaacacaacCTAATTCATTTCAGATATCATATTTACCTAAAAAGCCAATAGAGCCAAATCATggatcatctttttttttttttttgatatcctTGGGTGTCTGGGCCAACTTACGCACACCTCAACTAATCCCAAGAGGCCCTGAAGTTAACGGCCAGGTAAATCTCCAGTGGTCTTGAGGGGACTTGAATTAGTAACCATTGAAGAGCAAATCCAAAACTTGACTAATTGAGCTATCCCTTCAGGGTTCAAATCATGGATCATCTTAGTTATAGTTCTCATCAATTTTAATagtttttataagaaaaagtaTACTCATCATACTGTACACCACGTACCAACATATGATTGATCATTCGTCtttctatttaaacacacatattAATGTGTAAATATCACCTATAACAAAAATGACCAATCACATATTGATATGTGGTATAAAGATGATGAGTAATatttctctataaaaaaaaaattctatgtagGCAAGATGGGAACATGCTGTCTTCGAATTTGGTAAGAGTCAAGTTCCATCTTCCAACAAGCATTGAGTGTAGCTTATAACTGTAATTAAAATGCTCATTCGCAAGAGATTGAATCAGTTTTAACAAGAAAAACTAACCACACTAACATGCAAATGGGACAACTGAAATTGGCCACGAAAATAACAATGTATTTCTCTTTGGTTGGAAACTGAAAGGTAACATCAGCAGCGTTCTACATTCTGCATCTCGTGTGAAAAATTGTTAGCGACTCTTTCGAATTTCACACCCAGTGTTAGCACTTGCAGCACTCGGATGTAAACTAAACGAAGGTAAAAAGTAAACCGAAAAAATAAAACGCAAAATGGAGGTTCTAAAAGCAACAGAAATCTTCTCCCTAGTAGAACGAACTTAAACATGGAAGGTGGTGATAAATGGGTTAGCAGGCTCCTCTTGCGTatccaatttttatatttagcaTCTTCCGGTGACAGGAATCCATGGCAACCTCTTCCTTTGACATCCTCTATTGTTAGGAGTCCATGGCAATTGCTTCTGGAAGAGGATGCAGTTGAAGGGTGGGAATGTGGGACTTGAGGGGTATGTGGGATGGTCCAGCCAACTTCCTCTCCTTTAGAACCCCTTTCTTCCCTACAATCCCAAGCACTTTCCGCACCTCATTAGCAAGTTCTATCACCATATCATCCTCATGGCCTGTTCACAAGCATTCAAGAAGATTAAATAAAACAGTTTTCCCTTTTTACTTTcttacaaaatgaaaataaatatcaagGTACGTGATATTTTTGTGCCAAGgtgcaagaaaataaaactcacCAATATCAGACATGGCTTTCTCTAACAGAAAAAGGTAGTCTCTATTATTTCCACAAGGCCCAGAAGCAGTTGCAATTTGCCTGAAGAAGTAAATGAAACATCAGGGAAACCAGTTAgaaaaaatatctcataaaaaattatgataaaaagGAACAATGTAAAAAAATGCTGACAGCTTTACctggccatttcctccaaaggAGCTGGCCCCAGGTAATACTTGTTTGATTCTTTGTCTGGAGTGGATGTGAACCTGTAAAAAAGGATGCATAGTATTAGTTAGAAAGATACATAAACAAATCATGTCAAACTTCCCCATACAAGGTCAATATGCAACGTGAAGCTCTTTTGTGTTCgctaaatgatatgaaataaatatgagatttagtTATGCACAACAAGATAACTTACACTATAACTCCTGTTAAAGCAGGCTGTAAGGAATCCCCTTCCTAGATTAGTGACAAACAGACAAATgaaatgagaataaaataaaagaagtatgATCAACAGGAGAGAATGAAACAAGACAAATCCAGCAAAGAGACCCGAgtacaatcaaaatcaaaatctcaCCCTGTAGAAGTTTACACGATCCTTTCCATCATATTCACATTCCCTCCGCTCCAAATACTGCATTGGAAAGATTGTTCAGTTTACTTATACAATAAAAATTAGTCCAAGTAACAGATATAAGCAAACAGTTTCTCAACAACTTGTTCAGATGAAAGATTGCCCATCCACCAAAGGCTATAGAACTGCAAATCCctaataattaacaaaaaatgatAGATGCAAAAGGCAATTTGGGAGCTGGGTAAAGAAATTTCCAGTATAAAATGAGACAAATTTTCGAATTTATATGAAACAGTTAAAAGGCCTTCCGAGAGCTCAGCTAGTTTTAACAGTCAACTCACCCACCAATCCAAGATTTGGCTTGTTTTTGTACATACAACCGCAAGTAGATTTAccaaaaccaagaaaagaaaacatacctCCATTGCCATTCTTTCACTTTCAGGACTTCCCCGAACACAATATGCAGCGCCCCACTGACAGAACAAATTTAGACGTCAGATAATCAACAAACAAAACTCCAGTCTCTATTGCAAGGAACAGCAAATATGTCACTCCCTCACCATGCCATAAATGTGTAACATACATCATAACCAATATTAAGTTCCACTTACGCATATGGCTCCTTCTTTCTGTTCCAATGTGCAAGTTCGTGCAGGGCATTCAGGTGTACCCCTATGATCAAAGCATGCTGGTGCAAAGGAAACGGCATAAGTATAGGCAGTTATAATTTGATGTTTGGGCATAGAAAGACTAATAACTTCTCATATAATATGTCAATGAACACTAGTATACTGATAAGAAACTTTTTCTAAATCAATTATACTTATAAGAAACTTACCAAGATCAAATACACGCCTATAGTCCTTGATGAAGCCTATCACTTTCTCATCGTATTCAAATCCTGGGTTCCACACGAGTGAACCATAGCCAAAAACCCAGAATACCATGGTTGTATAATTCCtgccaaaaaaaatttcatgactaACTGCATATCTTCAATAATAGTCACAAAAAATAAGGTGAAACCTCTGTTCACATTTAACCGACTCCTATTTCCTCAGGcaaatgatttttaatttagtttctGTAGCTTGAGTAGGTGATCATATACGGTTTGGTGCAGGTATAGTCCTGTAGTATCCTAAATTCGCCCTGGCTGCATACTAACTGAGCTGTGTTAAACAATTTTCTTCAAGTTCGCAGCAGCATTTATTTGGGGCTCCATATCAGCAGTCGcttcatacatacataaaacCGCCCAAAATCTGGATCAGACAAATAAATATGTACTAGAAACTTTGACCTGCGATACCTTCTATTCCTGACTTATATTCCCTCGTTTACAAGGTATCATATTGTAAATTTGTGAAGATTCTCAAGTTCGAAGCTAGTTTTTGTATTACCACAACTTCTGTTTCTGTTATCCCCTTAATTTGGAAAGCTCTTCCCCATATCTACTTCTTCTGATGCCATAGTTGTTCCGCGACATCATCATCTCTCCCCATTCCAGGAAATTCAAATCTCTTGCACCCTTTCCCTGACAGCTTTAGAGTATCTagtctatttgtttttttatcagtaaagaAGAACTTTATAAATGAGTATCTAGCCTATTTATACAAATGCCCCAGTTGTTTACATTTCCCCCAACAACTTGATCTAGTCCTCGATCAATACCAAATATGCTAAATAAAACTACTTGTGCAAGATacttttatttcttaatttattgaagTACCGATTTTGGAACAAGGAGACAATTTGgacattgatttattttttaaggaaaCAAATTAGCCCAAACCATGGtggggggaaaaagaaaaaagaaaaagaagaagctcaAAACCTCTGTCCTTTACATCCAATTCCGCAACAATTGACATGCTCAGAATTCCGTATCACTAAAAAACGCAGGGAATAAGAGAGATAGGAGTAGACTTTTCAATTATCTAAACAATATAATAACGGGAGAGACTTTCATAATATAGAACCAAACACCAAACAATCGTATGGGTGATAATGCGgttcactttaaaaaataatgccaaaacaaaaaagacaCCAGCATTGTTTAATGGATCAAAAGCGACAACTCACGATACACCGATTCAGCCgacaaaaaacaataaaagatgaaaagaaaaagcaataGAACAAAGGAACAATTCTTACAAGAATATTGCAGAAAACTTTTCCGAGAAAACGAGAGAGTCCTTAGAAATTCCCTTTAAGATCTGAAGGAGAAAGCGAGATGTGCGAAGATTCTCAAGTGCTGGCAATATTATGGAGGAAAAGAGAGGAACAAAGCCAGACGCTAGAGGGCTTAGC
This genomic window from Carya illinoinensis cultivar Pawnee chromosome 7, C.illinoinensisPawnee_v1, whole genome shotgun sequence contains:
- the LOC122317099 gene encoding gamma-glutamylcyclotransferase 2-1-like, coding for MVFWVFGYGSLVWNPGFEYDEKVIGFIKDYRRVFDLACFDHRGTPECPARTCTLEQKEGAICWGAAYCVRGSPESERMAMEYLERRECEYDGKDRVNFYREGDSLQPALTGVIVFTSTPDKESNKYYLGPAPLEEMARQIATASGPCGNNRDYLFLLEKAMSDIGHEDDMVIELANEVRKVLGIVGKKGVLKERKLAGPSHIPLKSHIPTLQLHPLPEAIAMDS